From a single Solanum dulcamara chromosome 4, daSolDulc1.2, whole genome shotgun sequence genomic region:
- the LOC129884188 gene encoding uncharacterized protein LOC129884188, translating to MDYRKLNDATKKYHYPVPFIAQILDWLASQEYYCFLDGYSGYNQISIVPEDQEKTTFTCLYGMYAFKRMPFGLYNAPATFQRCTKVIVFTDHAALRYLFNKKDVKPRLIRWIMLLQEFDVENRDRRGCKNQIADHLSRLEDSSYVAEQNPIKEEFPDEQLLEIEVQDLRWNPDIVNNLVSGVFPPYTTPQQKKKLMHDARFNIWDEFYLFKRGVDRMVRRCVPEAEAHQMLDACHSSPYGGHHKGERTVHKVLQSGFIRPTLFKDVAGAIISDGGSHFINQIVKNLLAKYGLRHKVTTAYHPQTSGQVEVSNREMKQILQKTVNAQRKDWSEKLDEAL from the exons ATGGACTATAGAAAGTTGAATGATGCCACCAAGAAATATCACTACCCTGTGCCTTTCATTGCTCAAATACTTGATTGGTTAGCAAGCCAAGAATACTATTGTTTCTTAGACGGGTATTCAGGTTACAATCAAATCTCCATTGTACCAGAGGATCAAGAAAAGACAACATTCACATGCCTTTACGGGATGTACGCATTCAAGCGTATGCCATTTGGTCTTTACAATGCTCCTGCCACTTTTCAGAGGT GTACAAAAGTGATTGTTTTTACTGACCATGCAGCTCTGAGGTACCTGTTTAACAAGAAAGATGTCAAGCCAAGGCTCATCAGATGGATTATGTTGCTACAAgaatttgatgttgaaaataGAGATAGGAGGGGGTGCAAAAATCAAATAGCAGACCATCTATCAAGATTAGAGGATTCGTCCTATGTGGCTGAGCAGAATCCGATCAAGGAGGAATTTCCAGATGAGCAACTACTAGAAATAGAGGTACAAGATCTCCGATGGAACCCAGATATTGTGAACAACCTTGTTAGTGGAGTGTTCCCTCCTTATACTACCCCGCAACAAAAGAAGAAGCTAATGCATGATGCGCGTTTCAACATATGGGATGAGTTTTATCTATTCAAGAGAGGTGTGGATCGCATGGTGAGGAGATGTGTGCCAGAAGCAGAGGCACACCAAATGTTGGATGCATGCCATTCATCACCATATGGAGGCCATCATAAAGGAGAGCGCACTGTACATAAGGTACTTCAATCTGGTTTCATTAGGCCTACATTGTTTAAAGATGTTGCAGG GGCAATTATCAGTGATGGAGGATCACACTTCATAAATCAAATAGTGAAGAATCTATTGGCTAAATACGGGTTGAGGCATAAAGTTACTACAGCATACCATCCTCAAACCAGTGGGCAAGTTGAGGTATCCAACAGAGAAATGAAGCAGATATTGCAAAAGACTGTGAATGCTCAAAGGAAAGATTGGTCAGAGAAGTTAGATGAAGCTCTTTAG